The genomic interval ACATCCTCCGCGCGCGTGAGTCCCTTCCCGTCTCGGCAGAGTAAGGCGATTTCGGTTGCACTGCGGCGAAACTCTCCCACTAATTCATAGAGTTGCACATCACCGCCAACGACGATCCAGTCGGTGCTCGCGAGCTCCAACAAGGGCGTACTGCCGGGGATGTCTCGCCGATGCAGTAGCTCGTTCAGTCTGTGGGCGGCGAGTACCGCTATGGGCTTGCCCTCCCGCACGAGCAGAGCGTGGGGCACACGCGGATAGCGGCTCATTAGTTTTTTCAGATCACTGAGGCGGCGATGGTCGTGCAGGCGCAGAAAGGGTGCTTCGCTGAGGCTGGCTACGCTGCGCATCAGGTAGAGATTGCTGTGGCGCGCTTCCGGGATGTAATGGCCGCGACGCAGTAGCTTGAGAGTATAGATGCTCTCGCGAGTGATCATCCGGCGTATGCCAAAGGCCAGAGAAGCTACCAGAATCAGTGGTACGATGATGTGGTAATCGTTGGTCATCTCAAAAATCATCACCGCTCCGGTGACCGCGGCGCCAGTCGATGCCCCCACCATACCCGCCATGCCCAAGGCAGCACCGGTAGCCAAATGTAGGTGTAGGGAGGGAAACAACAGATCCACGAGCAGAACGAAGGCGCCTCCCACCAAGGCCCCAACATACAGCGAGGGGGAAAAAACGCCGCCGGAGCCACCAGCACCCAGGGTGGTGCTGAAACTGAGAATCTTCAAAAGTGCCAAAAGGAGAAGGAATGCGGGGTTGAGTAGTGTGGAATGGAGCACATCCTGCACCGTAGCGTAACCCACGCCTTCCACGTAGTAATGCCCGGTAGTGATGGCCAGGATGTAGATGGTTGCTCCCACCGCCGCCATGCCCAATATCGCCCGGAGGTAAGGGTGCGGCAGCCACTTTTCCATAAAGTCCTCGGTCCAGTAGAGCATCCGCGTAAAAAAGAGACCGACCGCACCAACGAGGATACCGAGGATGGCAAAGAGCAGATAATTGATGGTATTCATGTGCGCGGTATGCGCGATGATGTTGGGTGGAATGATGAAGGAGGGATAGTTGCCGAGCAGCAACCGGGAGATCAGGGTTGCGGTACCGGTAGCGATCATGACCGGTACCAGGGTACGCGCGCTGATTTCCACCAGCATAAGCTCGACGGCAAAAAGCACGCCACCCACGGGGGTGTTGAAGGTCGCGGCAATTCCTGCACCGGCCCCGGCGGCGATGAGCCCCAAACGCTGCCATTCGGGAAGGCGAATCCACTGCGCCAAAGCGGAGCCAAAGGCGGCGCCGATCTGGATGATGGGACCCTCGCGCCCCACCGAGCCGCCGCTGCCGATGGTGATTGCCGACGCCAGCGCCTTGACCAGTACCACCACCGGACGAATGATCCCGGCGCGATAGTAGATGGCATCCATGACTTCGGGAACGCCATGGCCTTTCGCCTCTGGTGCAAAGTTGCGGACCAACCAGACGACAATGACGCCGCCCAGTACGGGTGCCAGGATAATGCCTGCTCCCCACGGACTGAGGGCACTGTGGTGCAGATCGTTGAAATTGATGTCGAGACGGCCGTAAAAAAAGAAATTGTGCATGAGGCCAATGAGGCGGCGAAAAACGACCGCACCCAAGCCGGCAATAATACCGACGAATATTGCCAATAGAAAATGAAAAAATGGATTTTTCCGCACCCGTTGCCAAAGTATGCGGCGCTCTTCTAAGTCGACCGAGTCGCCACGCTCGGCACGTGACTGCGTAGGAACTATGGTAGACAATGGCTACGCCTGCGTAAGCACGGCATGTGCGCTGGCCTCGTCGAAGATTTTGCTGTCCACTTTGCAATATATGGCCTTTTCATCTACAAAGATGGCAATCTCGGCGACGCCGGGCAGGGCCAACAAGCGTTCTCGAAGCGTGTCGGTAGCGTCGTCGGGCAGAGGAAAAATGCGCGTCAATAAATACGGCGGCCGCTGCATGCCCAGGCTCACCACAAACCAAACGACAAAGATGGCGGTTACCACCCAAAATATGGTGCTGTAATTGCGCGTTTCCGGAATATACAATAAACCGCCCAGGAGGCCACCGCAGAAGGCGCCCAAAAATTCCGAAGAGGTATACACCCCGGTTGCCGTACCTTTGGCGCCGGGGTGACTGAATTTGGCAACCAGAGAGGGCAGACTCGCCTCAAGGACATTAAAGCCCACAAAAAACAGAAAAAGGGCGATAGCGATGATGGCGAGACTTTGTGCTGAACTCGCGAGCAACACCGCCGCGATGATCAGCAAAACAATGGCCAAGAGAAAAACTTCCTTGAGCTTACGTTTTGCCTCACCAACGGCGATGAGCGGAATCATGAACAGAAACGAGAGCAACATGATAGGGAGATAGAGCTCCCATTGGGCAGAAAGCGGCAGAATCGGATGCGCCGGATCGACCAATACCAATGGCAGAACCACAAAAATCGAGGTCAACCCCGTATGCAGTGCAAAGATACCAAAATCGAGGCGACGCAGATTGGGATCCTTCAACACCTGGGAGAGCATTGCCGGATTGAGTTCGGCATCGCGATGAAACTTGGCAGGAACGCTGGGAATGATGAGGTACAGCACCGCAATGGCTAGCAGGGACAATACGGCCGTCGCCCAGAATATTCCAGATACGCCAATGAGGTGCGCGAGGGGCGCTGAGAGCACCAAGGAGATGCTGAAACTGACACCAATCGTGATACCGATAATGGCCATGGCTTTGGTCCAGCGTTCTTCCCGCACGAGGTCGGCAGTCAAGGCAATGATGGCTGCGGCGACGGCGCCAGCGCCCTGGATGATACGACCGATGAGCAGTCCGTCGACACTGGTGGCCACCGCCGCGACAACGCTTCCCGCGGCAAAAATCAGGAGGCCAAGGGCGATGACTGGCTTTCTGCCAATGCGGTCCGAGAGCTTGCCAAAGGGAATCTGAAAGATGGCTTGGGTCAACCCGTAGGCCCCCAAGGCGATGCCAATGAGCGCGGGATGATCCGCCGCCCCCTTGAGGCTGTGGGCGTATACCGAAAATACCGGTAGCACCAGAAACAATCCCAGAAGGCGCAGACCAAAAATACCCGCGAGCGAGAACACTGCGCGACGTTCTCGCTGATCCAGGACAGAGGAGGTGGGAGTTTTCGGCATGGATTTTTCCTGTTTTGCTGAGGACGCGCGGCGTACAGCAGCATCCGTAGAGTCGGCTATTGATTTAGTTGAACTATACCTTCGAGTGTGGCATCATTCAAATCGATATAAATGATATATATATTGATATAGATGATATATGAAGCTGGACGCGGATCAATTGCTTACGCTGCTGACCATTGCTGAGACAGGCAGTATTTCCGAGGCCGCTACTCGCCTGGAACGAGGGCAGCCGGCTGTCTCTGAGCGCATGCGACGTTTGACCAAGGTGGTTGGCGAACCGCTGTACCGACGCGAGTTTGGGAGAATCGTGCTGACTCCACTTGGGCAAATGCTGTTACCCGAGATACAGCAGTTGAGATCGCAATTGGGCAATATCGAAAAAATTCTTGAGCGTCACCGCTCGCTCACTTCGGGTGATTTGCGGATTGCAACCACCAGTCTGATCGCAAAGTATTTCTTGCCTACCTACTTGAAAAGATTTCAGGAGGCGCACCCAAATATAAATATCTACATTAAGAGTGGGGTGACATTCTGGGAGCGTATCAGTCTTTCGGATCTTGACGCGTTCTTTTTTGAGGGTGGTATGGAAATACCCACTATTCCTCAAAGTTTTGAGATCATTCCCTGGATCCGGGATGAGATCGTTGCCATTCTGCATCCTGAGCATCCGCTGGCAAACCAGAGCTCGTTTTGTCTGACCGATCTGGAGAATTTTCCGCTCATTTGGAGGGAGCCATCCTCCGGTGTGCGAAAGATTCTAGAGGCGGCGCTTTTGGAGAAACGAGTGCAACCCATGCACTTGGTAGAGGTCGATGATGTTGATTCGGTGGGCGCGATGACAAAAGCGGGAATGGGTATCGGTTTTATAGATAAATCCGTTTATCTGCAACGGCCTGATTGGGGTCTCTATCACCACCGAGTGTCGGATGCGACTCTTGTTTGGGAGAGTTTTTTGGCAATACCCAGAAAAAGTCTTCGATCTATTGTTCTTGAGAAATTCCTTGAGGCGGTATCGCTTCCTTGATATGCACGAGTTAGGAGTCTTGAAAAGTTCGGTAGTCGTGGTTTCATGTATCCATCCGTCCTTCAATCTCACCGAAATTTCTCCTGCGGGCTCCAAGGCTGTCCGCGATCTTCCAGAGAAACCAAACAAGCCCGTGTGCTGGAAGGCTGGCTATCCACACTTTACTCGATAGGCTCGAGCCACCCGACCTACTTGCCCGGGCGCAACTGGTCGATTCCGCTCTCATCTTCCAGCGTACTGATATCCTGGGTAATTTCCTCGCCGCGGGCGATGGCGCGCAGGATACGACGCATGATCTTGCCGGAGCGGGTCTTGGGTAGGGTGTCGACAAAGTGAATATCGTCCGGACGGGCAATGGGGCCGATGAGTTCCGTGACCTGGGCGCGCAGGGCGGCACCCAGCTCGTCACGGTCATCGCCGACGTGCTCATGCTTGAGGATGACAAAGGCGCAGATGGCCTCGCCTTTGATCTCGTGCGGGATGCCGACCACCGCCGCCTCGGCAACGGCGGGGTGAGCGACCAGCGCCGACTCGATCTCGGCCGTACCCAGACGGTGACCGGAGACATTGAGTACATCGTCGATACGCCCCATGACCCAAAAATAGCCATCGGCGTCCCGCCGAGCGCTATCGCCGGCGATGTAGTAGCGGTCATCGAACTTTTGCCAGTAGGCGCTGCGATAGCGCTCGGGATTGCCCCACACACCGCGGAGCATACCGGGCCAAGGTTCTTGGATGACCAGGTATCCACCTTGGTCCGGACTGTGGATCTCCACTCCCTGCTCGTCCACGATATGCGCAGAGATACCGGGCAGGGGTAGGGCACAGGAGCCCGGCTTGTTTGCCGTGACACCCGGGAGGGGAGCGATCATATGTCCACCCGTTTCCGTTTGCCACCAGGTGTCGACGATGGGACAGCGACCAGCGCCGATCTTCTCTCGATACCAGACCCAAGCTTCCGGATTCAACGGCTCACCGACGCTACCCAGCAGGCGCAGGCTGGACAGGTCGTGGCGCGCCGGCCACTCATCTCCTGCTTTCATGAAAGCGCGGATGGCCGTGGGCGCGGTGTAGAGGACGGTGACCCCGTGACGCGCGATCATTTCCCAGAAGCGGTCGGGACGGGGGTACATGGGCGCGCCTTCGTATAGAAAAACGGTGGCGCCGCAGGCAAGCGGCCCATAGACGACGTAGCTGTGGCCGGTGATCCAACCAACATCGGCAGTGCACCAGTAGACGTCCTCGGCCTTGAGGTCAAAGCTCCACAGGCTCGTCAGCTTTGCCCAGAGCAGGTAGCCGGCGCTGGAATGAACGATTCCCTTGGGCTTGCCGGTGCTGCCCGAGGTGTAGAGGATGAAAAGCGGCTGCTCGGCCTCGAAGCCTTCGGCGGGACAGTCGGCGGGTTGGCCGGCCACTGCGTCCTCCCAGCGGATATCGCGCCCTTCGACGATATCCACGTCCTGGCCCGTGCGCGTCAGGACCACGACGTGCCGGACCTTGTGCTCGTGTTCCCGCAACAATGCCTGATCCACATGACGCTTGAGAGGCACGAGCTTGCCGCCGCGCCATGCGCCGTCGGCCGTGATGAGCAGGGTCGCACCGGTATCCTCCAGACGATCCTTGAGTGCCTCCGCCGAAAAACCACCGAAGACGACGCTGTGAATGGCACCGATGCGGGCACAGGCGAGCATGGCGATGACGGCTTCGGGCACCATGGGCATGTAGATAGCCACGCGGTCGCCGGGACCTATGCCCTGCCGCTTCAGGGCGTTGGCAAAAATGCAGACCTCGCGGTGGAGCTGGGCATAGGTGAGGGTACGGACCTCTCCCTTTTCGCCCTCAAAGATCAAAGCCGCCTTGTGCCGCTGCGCACCGTGCAGATGCACGTCCAGGCAATTGGCACTGACGTTGAGCCTGCCATCGGCAAACCAGCGATAGAAGGGGGCCGCTGAAGCATCCAAACCCTGCTGAAAAGGAGTGATCCAGTGCAAGTGCTCCCGCGCGAGGCGCTTCCAGAAACCCTCCCGATCCTGCTCCGCCTCGGCCTTAAGGGCGTTGAACCGTGCCTCGTCGATGTTGGCCTGGGCAGCAAACTCCGCTGGCACAGGAAAGACGCGGTTTTCGAGGAGGTGCGAGTCGATGGAAGAGGCAGACATGGAAGCTCCCTGGCGATGATGATCAATAGGCTAGGCGCCATCTTACAAAAAGCCACCCGGACGCGCACCTCATCGGTACCAGAGTATCCGCGAATTCTCCAGGGGCACCCGAACCAGGGGGTGCTTTGGGACGATTCTGGGCGTGTAGTCCTCGGCTGGACGCTGCGTCGTCACGTCGCAAAAATAGGTAAAACTGTTGATGGCGCCCGTCAGGGCCTCACCGCGCTCCATGGCGTGTATTTCCGGTTCCGCGGTCCCTTCGCCATTGGCAAAGAGCTGTACCTCGATGGCGTCGGCCTCGAGATCGTCCAGATAGATGTGTACCTGGAAGTGGAGGACCCCATCCCGGGACTGGGCATGTAATTCACCGAAGCGTAAACCCTGCCAGTGGGCAGCCAGTTGGTCGTGCCAGCGACAGATACTTTCGGTCTGGGTACGCTGCTGACGCGCCCTGAGGTACTGCGCCGCCGGCAGGTAGAGCTTCTCGACGTATTCCTGCAGCATACGGTTCGTGCTGAAGCGGGGCGAAAGCTGAGCCATACTCTGCCGCATGCGCGCCACCCAACCGCAGGGGCAACCGCTGTCGTCACGGCCATGGTAGAAAAGCGGCACGATCTCCTCTTCCAGCAAGCGATACAGTTCCTCGGCCTCGCGCCTGTCCCACTCGGGGTCGTGGTCGTGCTCACCACGGTCACCCAGGGCCCAGCCCACCTCCGGGGTGTAGGCTTCGGCCCACCAGCCATCCAGTTCCGAGAGATTGAGCCCGCCGTTGACCAATACCTTCATGCCACTGGTACCACTCGCCTCCCAGGGGCGTCGTGGCGTGTTGATCCAGAGATCCACGCCCTGAACGAGGTGGCCGGCCACCAGCATGTCGTAGTCGGCAATGAACACGACTCGGCCAAAAAGATCCGGATGCTGGCGCAGGAAACGGGTCCATTCCTGAATCATGGCCTTGCCCGCACCATCGCGCGGGTGCGCCTTGCCGGCGATGAGCAACTGCACGGGATAGCGGGGATTACGCAGAATGCGATACAGACGGTCCGGATCCGTAAGCAACAGATTGGGACGCTTGTAGGCAGTGAAACGGCGGGCGAAGCCCAGGGTCAGGGTATTGGGATCCAGAGCCGTGCGCGCTGCCTGGCACTCCTCGGCGGGACGGTGGGCAGCGGCCAGTTGCCGCTGTAGGGCCTCGCGCGCGAAGTGGATCACGCGCTGACGCGCCACACTGCGCAACTGCCAGAGCTCGGCATCGGAGGCCTGCTGGAAGCGCTCGGGCAGGTCGCCGAGGTCGCCGCGCCAGCGATTCTTGCCACAGCGGCGCGTCCATAGGGCATCGGCCTCCGCCGAATCCCAGGACGGCACGTGGACGCCGTTGGTGATGTGCGTGACAGGCACCTCCGCCTCCGGCCAACGCGGAAAGAGGGGCTGGAAAAGGCGCCGGCTCACGGCCCCGTGAAGGGCGCTGACACCGTTGATGAGGATACTGCCGCGAATGGCAAGCCAGGCCATGTTGAAAGGTTCGTGGGGATCGTCCGGATGTTCCCTACCCAAGGCAAGGATGGTCTGGACATCGATGCCGAAGGCCTCCGGCGCACCCTCCACATAGCGCGCCAAGAGCTCCGGGGCAAAGCGGTCGAATCCCGCGGATACCGGTGTGTGCGTGGTAAAGACATTCCCAGCGCGGGTGGCGTTCAGTGCGCAGGGGAAGTCGGTACCGTGATCGCGCATGTGGCTGTAGGCCCGGGCGAGGATGGCAAAGGCGGCGTGGCCTTCATTCAAATGGCAGATTTCCGGTTGAATGCCCAGGCGACGCAAGAGAAACCAACCGCCAACACCCAGACAGATTTCCTGCTCGAGGCGCATTTCCGCGCCGCCCCCGTATAGTTCGGCCGTGATTCCTCGGTCCGCCGGGCTATTGAGGGGGTCGTTGCTGTCCAGCAGATAGAGGGTTACGCGGCCTACCTGCGCTTGCCAGGCGCGCAGGATCACCTCTCGACCAGGAAAGGGGAGGCTTAAACGCAACCATTCGCCATCGGCATCGCGTACGGGGGTGACGGGCAATTGCGTCGGATCGTTGTAGGGATACAACTCCAGTTGGCGACCACAGTCGTCCAGGCTCTGGCGAAAATAGCCCTGCTGCCAAAGCATGCCGATGCCGAGCATGGGAACGCCCAGATCGCTCGCGGTTTTGAGGCAATCGCCGGCGAGAATACCGAGACCGCCGGAA from Acidithiobacillus caldus ATCC 51756 carries:
- a CDS encoding chloride channel protein, encoding MGAVVFRRLIGLMHNFFFYGRLDINFNDLHHSALSPWGAGIILAPVLGGVIVVWLVRNFAPEAKGHGVPEVMDAIYYRAGIIRPVVVLVKALASAITIGSGGSVGREGPIIQIGAAFGSALAQWIRLPEWQRLGLIAAGAGAGIAATFNTPVGGVLFAVELMLVEISARTLVPVMIATGTATLISRLLLGNYPSFIIPPNIIAHTAHMNTINYLLFAILGILVGAVGLFFTRMLYWTEDFMEKWLPHPYLRAILGMAAVGATIYILAITTGHYYVEGVGYATVQDVLHSTLLNPAFLLLLALLKILSFSTTLGAGGSGGVFSPSLYVGALVGGAFVLLVDLLFPSLHLHLATGAALGMAGMVGASTGAAVTGAVMIFEMTNDYHIIVPLILVASLAFGIRRMITRESIYTLKLLRRGHYIPEARHSNLYLMRSVASLSEAPFLRLHDHRRLSDLKKLMSRYPRVPHALLVREGKPIAVLAAHRLNELLHRRDIPGSTPLLELASTDWIVVGGDVQLYELVGEFRRSATEIALLCRDGKGLTRAEDVLAIVSVEDVLADTGLPDRLLRGQNE
- a CDS encoding MFS transporter; translation: MPKTPTSSVLDQRERRAVFSLAGIFGLRLLGLFLVLPVFSVYAHSLKGAADHPALIGIALGAYGLTQAIFQIPFGKLSDRIGRKPVIALGLLIFAAGSVVAAVATSVDGLLIGRIIQGAGAVAAAIIALTADLVREERWTKAMAIIGITIGVSFSISLVLSAPLAHLIGVSGIFWATAVLSLLAIAVLYLIIPSVPAKFHRDAELNPAMLSQVLKDPNLRRLDFGIFALHTGLTSIFVVLPLVLVDPAHPILPLSAQWELYLPIMLLSFLFMIPLIAVGEAKRKLKEVFLLAIVLLIIAAVLLASSAQSLAIIAIALFLFFVGFNVLEASLPSLVAKFSHPGAKGTATGVYTSSEFLGAFCGGLLGGLLYIPETRNYSTIFWVVTAIFVVWFVVSLGMQRPPYLLTRIFPLPDDATDTLRERLLALPGVAEIAIFVDEKAIYCKVDSKIFDEASAHAVLTQA
- a CDS encoding LysR family transcriptional regulator; translation: MKLDADQLLTLLTIAETGSISEAATRLERGQPAVSERMRRLTKVVGEPLYRREFGRIVLTPLGQMLLPEIQQLRSQLGNIEKILERHRSLTSGDLRIATTSLIAKYFLPTYLKRFQEAHPNINIYIKSGVTFWERISLSDLDAFFFEGGMEIPTIPQSFEIIPWIRDEIVAILHPEHPLANQSSFCLTDLENFPLIWREPSSGVRKILEAALLEKRVQPMHLVEVDDVDSVGAMTKAGMGIGFIDKSVYLQRPDWGLYHHRVSDATLVWESFLAIPRKSLRSIVLEKFLEAVSLP
- the acs gene encoding acetate--CoA ligase, which codes for MSASSIDSHLLENRVFPVPAEFAAQANIDEARFNALKAEAEQDREGFWKRLAREHLHWITPFQQGLDASAAPFYRWFADGRLNVSANCLDVHLHGAQRHKAALIFEGEKGEVRTLTYAQLHREVCIFANALKRQGIGPGDRVAIYMPMVPEAVIAMLACARIGAIHSVVFGGFSAEALKDRLEDTGATLLITADGAWRGGKLVPLKRHVDQALLREHEHKVRHVVVLTRTGQDVDIVEGRDIRWEDAVAGQPADCPAEGFEAEQPLFILYTSGSTGKPKGIVHSSAGYLLWAKLTSLWSFDLKAEDVYWCTADVGWITGHSYVVYGPLACGATVFLYEGAPMYPRPDRFWEMIARHGVTVLYTAPTAIRAFMKAGDEWPARHDLSSLRLLGSVGEPLNPEAWVWYREKIGAGRCPIVDTWWQTETGGHMIAPLPGVTANKPGSCALPLPGISAHIVDEQGVEIHSPDQGGYLVIQEPWPGMLRGVWGNPERYRSAYWQKFDDRYYIAGDSARRDADGYFWVMGRIDDVLNVSGHRLGTAEIESALVAHPAVAEAAVVGIPHEIKGEAICAFVILKHEHVGDDRDELGAALRAQVTELIGPIARPDDIHFVDTLPKTRSGKIMRRILRAIARGEEITQDISTLEDESGIDQLRPGK
- the glgP gene encoding alpha-glucan family phosphorylase, with the protein product MSIAPCYLLPQLPESLAGLAELALDLRWSWSYAADAVWQKVAPELWARTRNPWLILQNISGETLQALAQDAAFLALLEGHLQRHRNELTDPGWFEQKYPKAPFQKIAYFSMEFGLSEALPIYSGGLGILAGDCLKTASDLGVPMLGIGMLWQQGYFRQSLDDCGRQLELYPYNDPTQLPVTPVRDADGEWLRLSLPFPGREVILRAWQAQVGRVTLYLLDSNDPLNSPADRGITAELYGGGAEMRLEQEICLGVGGWFLLRRLGIQPEICHLNEGHAAFAILARAYSHMRDHGTDFPCALNATRAGNVFTTHTPVSAGFDRFAPELLARYVEGAPEAFGIDVQTILALGREHPDDPHEPFNMAWLAIRGSILINGVSALHGAVSRRLFQPLFPRWPEAEVPVTHITNGVHVPSWDSAEADALWTRRCGKNRWRGDLGDLPERFQQASDAELWQLRSVARQRVIHFAREALQRQLAAAHRPAEECQAARTALDPNTLTLGFARRFTAYKRPNLLLTDPDRLYRILRNPRYPVQLLIAGKAHPRDGAGKAMIQEWTRFLRQHPDLFGRVVFIADYDMLVAGHLVQGVDLWINTPRRPWEASGTSGMKVLVNGGLNLSELDGWWAEAYTPEVGWALGDRGEHDHDPEWDRREAEELYRLLEEEIVPLFYHGRDDSGCPCGWVARMRQSMAQLSPRFSTNRMLQEYVEKLYLPAAQYLRARQQRTQTESICRWHDQLAAHWQGLRFGELHAQSRDGVLHFQVHIYLDDLEADAIEVQLFANGEGTAEPEIHAMERGEALTGAINSFTYFCDVTTQRPAEDYTPRIVPKHPLVRVPLENSRILWYR